The following proteins are co-located in the Cupriavidus pauculus genome:
- a CDS encoding MdtB/MuxB family multidrug efflux RND transporter permease subunit: MNPSRIFIERPVATALLMLAILLSGLVAFKLLPLSALPEVDYPTIQVTTLYPGASPDVMTSSVTAPLERQFGQMPGLKQMSSSSSGGASVITLQFELSLSLDVAEQEVQAAINAGGNLLPADLPMPPVYSKVNPADAPIMTLAMTSDTLPLPKLQDMVDTRVAAKISQIQGVGLVTISGGQRPAVRIQANPTALANLGMSIDDLRTAIGSANVNGAKGSFDGPSRASTIDANDQLKSADEYRQIIIGYQNGAPIRITDVAEIVDGPENSRLAAWANARPAIVVNIQRQPGANVIEVVDRIKTLLPQLQAALPASVHVQLLTDRTTTIRASVRDVEFELLLAIALVVMVIFIFLRNVSATIIPGVAVPLSLVGTFGVMYLAGFSINNLTLMALTIATGFVVDDAIVMIENIMRYIEEGDSPMAAALKGSKQIGFTIISLTFSLVAVLIPLLFMGDVVGRLFREFAITLAVSILISAVVSLTLTPMMCARLLRHVPESEQSRFHLATGRFFDNVIARYGRALEWVLARQTATLVVAVGTLVLTGLLYLLVPKGFFPVQDTGVIQAITEAAQTSSFQSMGRKQEAVQKVILEDPAVASVSSFIGVDGTNQTINAGRMLINLKPKDERDSMAVVTDRLQAAVQKLGGVALYMQPVQDLTIEDRVARTQYQFTVEDPDPNVLAEWVPKLVERLQREPELRDVASDQQNNGLRAFVEIDRDAAARFGITTAVIDSALYSAFGQRLISTIFTQASQYRVVLETMPEFRTSPASLAELRLPSSSGGQVPLGSIARISERTGPLVINHQGQFPAATISFNLAPGESLGAAVDKITKVEQEIGLPISMATEFQGAALAFRASLSNTLWLILAAVVTMYIVLGVLYESTIHPVTILSTLPSAGVGALLALLLFRQDLGIIAIIGIILLIGIVKKNAIMMIDFALEAEREHGMKPYDAIFQACLLRFRPILMTTMAALLAALPMMLGSGIGSELRRPLGITMVGGLLVSQVLTLFTTPVIYLAFDRVAYRLKGWRKRRFGDPDEGGDDGTGSTGNAGDDSGDGGVAPRHPQEPTLR, from the coding sequence ATGAATCCTTCACGCATCTTCATCGAGCGGCCGGTCGCCACGGCGCTGCTGATGCTGGCCATCCTGCTGTCGGGGCTGGTCGCATTCAAGCTGCTGCCGCTTTCCGCGCTGCCTGAGGTCGACTACCCGACCATCCAGGTGACCACGCTCTACCCCGGCGCCAGCCCCGACGTGATGACGTCGTCGGTCACCGCGCCGCTGGAGCGCCAGTTCGGCCAGATGCCGGGCCTGAAGCAGATGTCGTCGTCGTCCTCGGGCGGCGCGTCGGTGATCACGCTGCAGTTCGAGCTGTCGCTGTCGCTCGACGTGGCCGAGCAGGAGGTGCAGGCCGCCATCAACGCCGGCGGCAACCTGCTGCCGGCCGACCTGCCGATGCCGCCCGTCTACAGCAAGGTCAACCCGGCCGACGCGCCGATCATGACGCTGGCGATGACGTCCGACACGCTGCCGCTGCCCAAGCTGCAGGACATGGTGGACACCCGCGTGGCGGCCAAGATCTCGCAGATCCAGGGCGTGGGGCTGGTGACGATCAGCGGCGGCCAGCGCCCGGCCGTGCGCATCCAGGCCAACCCGACGGCGCTGGCCAACCTGGGCATGTCGATCGACGACCTGCGCACGGCCATCGGCAGCGCCAACGTGAACGGCGCCAAGGGCAGCTTCGACGGCCCGTCGCGCGCGTCCACCATCGACGCCAACGACCAGCTCAAGTCCGCCGACGAGTACCGGCAGATCATCATCGGCTACCAGAACGGCGCGCCGATCCGCATCACCGACGTGGCCGAGATCGTCGACGGCCCCGAGAACAGCCGCCTGGCCGCCTGGGCCAACGCCAGGCCGGCCATCGTCGTGAACATCCAGCGCCAGCCCGGCGCCAACGTGATCGAGGTGGTAGACCGCATCAAGACGCTGCTGCCGCAGCTGCAGGCGGCGCTGCCGGCGTCGGTCCACGTGCAGTTGCTGACCGACCGCACGACCACCATCCGGGCCTCGGTGCGCGACGTGGAGTTCGAGCTGCTGCTGGCCATCGCGCTGGTGGTGATGGTGATCTTCATCTTCCTGCGCAACGTGTCGGCCACGATCATCCCGGGCGTGGCGGTGCCGCTGTCGCTGGTGGGCACGTTCGGCGTGATGTACCTGGCCGGCTTCTCGATCAACAACCTCACGCTGATGGCGCTGACCATCGCCACGGGCTTCGTGGTGGACGACGCCATCGTGATGATCGAGAACATCATGCGCTACATCGAGGAAGGCGATTCCCCGATGGCGGCCGCGCTCAAGGGGTCCAAGCAGATCGGCTTCACGATCATCTCGCTGACGTTCTCGCTGGTGGCCGTGCTGATCCCGCTGCTGTTCATGGGCGACGTGGTGGGCCGGCTGTTCCGCGAGTTCGCCATCACGCTGGCGGTCTCCATCCTGATCTCGGCCGTGGTGTCGCTGACACTGACGCCGATGATGTGCGCGCGGCTGCTGCGCCACGTGCCCGAGTCCGAACAGTCGCGCTTCCACCTGGCCACGGGCCGCTTCTTCGACAACGTGATCGCCAGGTACGGCCGGGCGCTGGAATGGGTGCTGGCGCGCCAGACCGCCACACTGGTGGTGGCCGTCGGCACGCTGGTGCTGACCGGCCTGCTCTACCTGCTGGTGCCCAAGGGCTTCTTCCCGGTGCAGGACACCGGCGTGATCCAGGCCATCACCGAGGCCGCGCAGACCAGTTCGTTCCAGTCGATGGGCCGCAAGCAGGAAGCGGTGCAGAAGGTGATCCTGGAGGACCCGGCCGTGGCCAGCGTCTCGTCGTTCATCGGCGTGGACGGCACCAATCAGACCATCAACGCCGGCCGCATGCTGATCAACCTGAAGCCCAAGGACGAGCGCGACAGCATGGCGGTGGTGACCGACCGCCTGCAGGCGGCCGTGCAGAAGCTGGGCGGCGTGGCGCTCTACATGCAGCCGGTGCAGGACCTGACGATCGAGGACCGCGTCGCGCGCACGCAGTACCAGTTCACGGTGGAGGACCCCGATCCGAACGTGCTGGCCGAATGGGTGCCGAAGCTGGTGGAACGCCTGCAGCGCGAGCCCGAGCTGCGCGACGTGGCCAGCGACCAGCAGAACAACGGCCTGCGCGCGTTCGTCGAGATCGACCGCGACGCCGCCGCCCGCTTCGGCATCACCACGGCCGTGATCGACAGCGCGCTCTACAGCGCCTTCGGCCAGCGGCTGATCTCCACGATCTTCACGCAGGCCAGCCAGTACCGCGTGGTGCTGGAGACCATGCCGGAATTCCGCACCAGCCCGGCGTCGCTGGCCGAGCTGCGGCTGCCGTCGTCGTCGGGCGGGCAGGTGCCGCTGGGGTCGATCGCGCGTATTTCCGAGCGTACCGGGCCGCTCGTGATCAACCACCAGGGCCAGTTCCCGGCCGCGACGATCTCGTTCAACCTGGCGCCGGGCGAGTCGCTGGGCGCCGCCGTCGACAAGATCACGAAGGTGGAGCAGGAAATCGGCCTGCCGATCTCGATGGCCACCGAATTCCAGGGCGCCGCGCTGGCGTTCCGGGCGTCGCTGTCGAACACGCTCTGGCTGATCCTGGCCGCCGTGGTGACGATGTACATCGTGCTTGGCGTGCTGTACGAGAGCACCATCCACCCGGTGACCATCCTGTCGACGCTGCCGTCGGCCGGCGTGGGCGCGCTGCTGGCGCTGCTGCTGTTCCGGCAGGACCTGGGCATCATCGCCATCATCGGCATCATCCTGCTGATCGGCATCGTCAAGAAGAACGCGATCATGATGATCGACTTCGCGCTGGAAGCCGAACGCGAGCACGGCATGAAGCCGTACGACGCGATCTTCCAGGCGTGCCTGCTGCGCTTCCGGCCGATCCTGATGACCACGATGGCCGCGCTGCTGGCGGCGCTGCCGATGATGCTGGGCTCGGGCATCGGGTCCGAGCTGCGCCGGCCGCTGGGCATCACGATGGTGGGCGGCCTGCTGGTCAGCCAGGTGCTGACGCTGTTCACCACGCCGGTGATCTACCTGGCGTTCGACCGCGTGGCGTACCGGCTCAAGGGCTGGCGCAAGCGCCGCTTCGGCGACCCGGACGAGGGTGGCGATGACGGCACGGGCAGCACGGGCAACGCTGGCGACGACAGCGGTGACGGCGGCGTGGCGCCGCGCCATCCGCAGGAGCCGACCCTGCGATGA